A genomic window from Silene latifolia isolate original U9 population chromosome Y, ASM4854445v1, whole genome shotgun sequence includes:
- the LOC141630323 gene encoding uncharacterized protein LOC141630323: MDFRPISCCTTFYKTISKILSNSFQHILPKIIWPEQAAFIKGRDVHENIMMSQTLVKGYGRKYLTPRCLIKIDIWKAFDSLQWGLVKSLYASTKKNDIYFGGVSSAIKAQILHVTRFSEGSFPFSYLGILLDTARIHEDTYGALINKVQSHLRHWSTRFFSYVGKVQLLNSVMFRITNFWCASALLPKNTIKIINKLCNDFFWNIEEGKQKLSFQSWKNICSSWDEGGFDIKEMLSWNKAVLAKKILIHDTKQTGLWFSWNKAYIFPSTTIWEVQGKSHYSEKFRSITSVKEEIICRPVSPYLAISLFHSWIHGDKFCLKKAYAWFKTHQNILPWALALRQPYIVPSHNIITSTKASHHI; encoded by the exons ATGGATTTCAGACCTATATCATGCTGCACAACTTTTTATAAGACTATTAGCAAAATACTTTCAAATAGCTTTCAGCATATCCTTCCAAAGATCATTTGGCCTGAACAAGCAGCATTCATTAAGGGGAGGGATGTCCATGAGAACATTATGATGTCACAAACTTTAGTGAAGGGCTATGGCAGAAAATACTTAACTCCAAGATGCTTAATCAAGATTGACATATGGAAAGCTTTTGATTCTCTCCAATGGGGTCTTGTTAAAA GCTTATATGCAAGTACAAAAAAAAATGACATATATTTTGGTGGGGTTTCATCCGCTATCAAGGCACAAATTCTTCATGTCACTAGGTTTTCTGAGGGAAGCTTCCCCTTTAGCTATCTTGGCATTCTACTGGATACTGCTAGGATTCATGAAGACACATATGGAGCTTTGATAAACAAAGTTCAATCTCATTTACGTCATTGGTCTACTAGATTTTTCTCTTATGTAGGAAAGGTACAACTATTGAACTCTGTCATGTTTAGGATAACTAATTTTTGGTGTGCCAGTGCTCTCCTCCCTAAAAACACCATCAAAATCATAAACAAACTATGTAATGATTTTTTCTGGAACATTGAGGAAGGAAAACAAAAACTTTCCTTTCAAAGTTGGAAAAATATTTGCTCATCATGGGATGAAGGAGGTTTTGATATAAAGGAAATGCTTTCATGGAACAAAGCAGTCCTTGCAAAAAAGATATTGATTCATGATACAAAACAAACTGGCCTGTGGTTCTCTTGGAATAAGGCTTATATTTTTCCTTCTACTACCATATGGGAGGTGCAAGGAAAAAGTCATTACTCAGAAAAATTTaggagtataacttcagtcaagGAAGAGATTATTTGCAGACCAGTCTCTCCATATTTAGCTATTTCCCTCTTCCACTCATGGATACATGGAGATAAATTCTGTCTCAAAAAAGCTTATGCTTGGTTCAAGACCCATCAAAACATTCTTCCTTGGGCACTTGCTCTAAGGCAGCCCTATATTGTGCCTAGCCACAACATCATCACATCAACGAAAGCTAGCCACCATATATAA